A single region of the Streptomyces sp. ITFR-16 genome encodes:
- a CDS encoding putative leader peptide, whose protein sequence is MRRDKRGLASREPRRQDRWELPRIGLTRRLHIDLLRVSSAY, encoded by the coding sequence GTGCGACGGGACAAGCGCGGTCTCGCGTCTCGCGAGCCCCGACGGCAGGACCGGTGGGAATTGCCCAGGATCGGTTTGACGAGGCGTCTGCACATCGATCTGCTGCGCGTCTCCAGCGCTTACTAG
- a CDS encoding cell envelope biogenesis protein OmpA, which yields MPETASRGSSTAHSGTARSSTAHSFHSRIGVGLAGGFYPAPHRYELFLSAGCPRSLRISITLCLLGLNDSVATTLLTRPAETPEGFAALRRAYEATVHHYDGPLTSPALCDRWSGRIVSNRTPDILRDLAGLLSGHDEARPSALHPSALAPDIEELRDLLERSVTPSARPAARTAALDLLERRLPLRPYALGAELTAADVDLWVALTQPGAAGSLCAHPRLQDFVRRLGGHPAFPCARDAVTDAA from the coding sequence ATGCCCGAGACAGCATCGCGCGGTTCCAGCACGGCCCATTCCGGCACGGCGCGTTCCAGCACGGCCCATTCCTTCCACAGCCGGATCGGCGTAGGCCTCGCCGGCGGCTTCTATCCGGCCCCGCACCGCTACGAGTTGTTCCTCTCGGCGGGCTGTCCGCGCTCGCTGCGCATCTCCATCACGCTCTGCCTGCTCGGCCTGAACGACTCCGTCGCCACCACGCTCCTGACCCGCCCGGCCGAGACGCCCGAAGGCTTCGCCGCGCTGCGCCGGGCGTACGAGGCCACGGTGCACCACTACGACGGGCCGCTGACCTCCCCCGCACTGTGCGACCGGTGGAGCGGACGCATCGTCAGCAACCGAACCCCCGACATCCTGCGCGACCTGGCGGGGCTGCTGTCCGGCCACGACGAGGCCCGCCCCTCCGCCCTGCACCCCTCGGCGCTCGCCCCGGACATCGAGGAACTGCGCGATCTCCTGGAGCGGAGCGTCACCCCGTCCGCCCGGCCCGCCGCGCGGACGGCGGCTCTCGACCTGCTGGAGCGTCGGCTTCCGCTGCGTCCCTATGCGCTGGGCGCGGAGCTCACGGCCGCCGACGTGGACCTGTGGGTGGCGCTGACCCAGCCGGGGGCGGCCGGCTCGCTGTGCGCCCATCCCCGTCTCCAGGACTTCGTGCGCCGTCTCGGCGGCCATCCCGCCTTCCCGTGCGCGCGGGACGCGGTGACCGACGCGGCGTGA
- a CDS encoding helix-turn-helix domain-containing protein, whose protein sequence is MGLNEDVGRRLRALRRARDLSLSELARRSRVGKGTLSELESGTRNPTLETLYALTTALGLPLSAVLSDAPTGPSGPAAAGVSGSAVTAVLLERYEDESAVTDVFRVSIRAGAVQESRAHVPGTRESLMVLAGTAVVGPPGGTTTAGPGASAHWRADEPHVYSAPDGEAQGILFVRYPSGDGPDGPAPGAVPHG, encoded by the coding sequence ATGGGACTCAACGAGGACGTCGGGCGCAGGCTGCGTGCCCTGCGGCGCGCACGTGACCTGTCCCTGTCGGAGCTGGCCCGGCGCTCCCGCGTGGGCAAGGGCACGCTCTCGGAGCTGGAGAGCGGGACCCGCAACCCCACCCTGGAGACCCTGTACGCGCTGACCACCGCGCTCGGCCTGCCGCTCAGCGCCGTACTGAGCGACGCGCCGACGGGGCCCTCGGGCCCGGCGGCGGCCGGCGTCTCCGGCAGCGCCGTCACCGCCGTCCTGCTGGAGCGGTACGAGGACGAGTCCGCGGTCACCGACGTGTTCCGCGTCAGCATCCGGGCGGGCGCCGTCCAGGAGTCCCGGGCGCATGTCCCGGGCACGCGGGAGAGCCTGATGGTCCTGGCCGGCACCGCCGTCGTCGGCCCGCCGGGCGGCACCACGACGGCCGGCCCCGGGGCGAGCGCGCACTGGCGGGCCGACGAGCCCCATGTCTACAGCGCACCCGACGGCGAGGCGCAGGGCATCCTCTTCGTCCGCTACCCGTCGGGAGACGGGCCGGACGGCCCCGCACCCGGGGCCGTCCCCCACGGCTGA
- a CDS encoding benzoate/H(+) symporter BenE family transporter, with protein MFAITRLRAAAPPSAVVAGLIAVMVGVTSSAALVFTAAKAAGADSRELSSWMLALGVGLACTCVGLSLRFRAPVVTAWSTPGAALLTTGLSGVSMAQAVGAFVFSGLLILVSGVTGWFSRLMGRIPVPLAAALLAGVLLRFGTGLFSTMHHSFAVAFPMFVLYLLGRRLLPRYAVLLALAAGVVATVFTGGWQPDRVHLSLATPVFTTPEFDWKVLVSVGAPLFVVTMASQNLPGVAVLRGSGYDVPVSPLMTWTGAANAVLAPFGAFGLNLAAITAAICTGEEAHPDREKRYLAAVWAGVFYLCVGLLGATVASLLTAMPQELVLAVAGIGLLATIESSLTTALADKASREAAVVTFLATASGVTLLGIGSAFWGLLAGLVTSAVATVGRTRRTEPAPEPRPGELPDELPVR; from the coding sequence ATGTTCGCGATCACCCGTCTGCGTGCGGCCGCGCCGCCCTCCGCCGTGGTCGCCGGGCTGATCGCCGTCATGGTCGGGGTCACCAGCTCGGCCGCGCTGGTCTTCACCGCGGCGAAGGCCGCGGGGGCGGACTCGCGCGAGCTCTCCTCCTGGATGCTCGCGCTCGGCGTCGGCCTGGCCTGCACCTGCGTCGGGCTGTCGCTGCGCTTCCGGGCCCCCGTGGTCACCGCGTGGTCGACGCCCGGGGCCGCGCTCCTGACGACGGGTCTGAGCGGGGTCTCCATGGCCCAGGCGGTCGGGGCGTTCGTGTTCAGCGGGCTGCTCATTCTGGTGAGCGGGGTGACGGGGTGGTTCAGCCGGCTGATGGGACGGATCCCCGTACCGCTGGCCGCCGCCCTGCTGGCCGGTGTGCTGCTGCGCTTCGGCACCGGGCTGTTCAGCACGATGCACCACAGCTTCGCGGTGGCCTTCCCGATGTTCGTGCTCTATCTGCTGGGGCGGCGCCTGCTGCCCCGGTACGCGGTCCTGCTGGCGCTCGCCGCAGGCGTGGTGGCCACCGTGTTCACCGGCGGCTGGCAGCCGGACCGGGTGCACCTCTCCCTGGCCACACCGGTCTTCACCACGCCGGAGTTCGACTGGAAGGTCCTCGTCAGCGTCGGCGCTCCCCTGTTCGTCGTCACGATGGCCTCGCAGAACCTGCCCGGCGTCGCCGTGCTGCGCGGCTCCGGCTACGACGTGCCGGTGTCCCCGCTGATGACCTGGACCGGCGCGGCCAACGCCGTACTCGCCCCGTTCGGCGCGTTCGGCCTCAACCTCGCCGCGATCACGGCCGCCATCTGCACCGGCGAGGAGGCCCACCCCGACCGCGAGAAGCGCTATCTGGCGGCCGTGTGGGCGGGCGTCTTCTACCTCTGCGTGGGGCTTCTCGGCGCGACCGTCGCCTCGCTCCTGACCGCGATGCCGCAGGAACTCGTCCTGGCCGTCGCCGGAATCGGGCTGCTCGCCACGATCGAGTCGTCACTGACCACCGCGCTGGCCGACAAGGCGTCACGGGAGGCGGCCGTGGTCACCTTCCTCGCCACCGCGTCCGGTGTGACACTGCTGGGCATCGGTTCCGCGTTCTGGGGACTGCTGGCCGGCCTGGTCACGAGCGCGGTCGCCACCGTCGGGCGCACCCGCCGCACCGAGCCGGCGCCCGAGCCGCGGCCGGGTGAACTGCCGGATGAACTCCCCGTCCGCTGA
- a CDS encoding ABC transporter ATP-binding protein, with product MQKAVSHPSAEPLASFDHLDHRYRGENPVRTLGHLLRPDRGRLALAAVIFVVKHSPIWLLPLITATVLDVVVEHGPESGLWKATGLLLFILVINYPLHQWYVRCLGGSIRRMGTTLRSALCRRMQQLSIGYHARVSSSVLQAKVIRDVESVEQMMQQSADMGLGAVVTLVGGLVVIGVRVPAFLPVFLVVVPAAGFLVMKLRARLRSHNESFRREVEQLSSRVGEMTTLIPITRAHGLERTALGRVDGSLRQVFAAGLRLDMVNGRFGSLAWVILNTLGVLCLTGSALVAYHGWMPVTPGDVVMLSAFFTVLTGSVTTLLGLAPVLTKGLESVRSAGEVLQAPDLEQNAGKAQVDRVTGRIDFEDVGFAYDDAEPAVDGFTLSARPGETIALVGASGAGKSTVLNLLIGFIRPSSGRILLDGTDMAGLDLRSYRRFLSVVPQESILFEGSIRDNVTYGMKDTDEATLLRALEDANAMEFVAGLPHGLDTVVGERGARLSGGQKQRLAIARALIRDPRVLVLDEATSALDNRSEALVQEALSRLVHGRTVFVVAHRLSTIQGADRIVAMEGGRIAEVGTHDALLGRDGVYAGLQPAFP from the coding sequence ATGCAGAAAGCGGTTTCGCACCCCTCCGCCGAACCCCTGGCGTCCTTCGACCACCTGGACCACCGCTACCGAGGCGAGAACCCGGTCCGCACCCTGGGGCACCTCCTGCGTCCCGACCGGGGGCGCCTGGCCCTCGCGGCCGTCATCTTCGTCGTCAAGCACAGCCCCATATGGCTGCTTCCGCTGATCACCGCCACCGTCCTGGACGTGGTGGTGGAGCACGGCCCGGAGTCCGGGCTGTGGAAGGCCACCGGCCTCCTCCTGTTCATCCTCGTCATCAACTATCCGCTCCACCAGTGGTACGTACGGTGCCTCGGCGGCAGCATCCGCCGGATGGGCACCACCCTGCGCTCGGCGCTGTGCCGCCGGATGCAGCAGCTGTCCATCGGCTATCACGCGCGGGTCAGTTCGAGCGTGCTCCAGGCCAAGGTGATCCGGGACGTCGAGTCGGTCGAGCAGATGATGCAGCAGAGCGCCGACATGGGCCTCGGCGCCGTCGTGACCCTGGTCGGCGGGCTCGTCGTCATCGGGGTGCGCGTGCCCGCGTTCCTGCCCGTCTTCCTGGTCGTCGTGCCCGCCGCCGGATTCCTCGTGATGAAGCTGCGGGCCCGGCTGCGCAGCCACAACGAGTCCTTCCGCCGCGAGGTCGAGCAGCTCTCCTCCCGCGTCGGCGAGATGACGACGCTCATCCCCATCACTCGCGCCCACGGCCTGGAGCGCACCGCGCTGGGCCGGGTCGACGGCTCGCTGCGCCAGGTGTTCGCGGCCGGGCTGCGCCTGGACATGGTCAACGGCCGCTTCGGATCGCTGGCCTGGGTCATCCTCAACACCCTCGGGGTGCTGTGCCTGACGGGCTCCGCCCTGGTCGCGTACCACGGCTGGATGCCCGTCACCCCCGGCGACGTGGTGATGCTCAGCGCCTTCTTCACCGTGCTGACCGGCTCGGTCACCACCCTGCTGGGGCTCGCACCCGTGCTCACCAAGGGGCTGGAGTCGGTGCGTTCGGCGGGCGAGGTGCTCCAGGCGCCCGACCTGGAACAGAACGCCGGCAAGGCACAGGTCGACCGTGTCACCGGCCGTATCGACTTCGAGGACGTCGGCTTCGCGTACGACGACGCGGAGCCGGCGGTCGACGGGTTCACCCTCTCCGCACGGCCGGGTGAGACGATCGCGCTCGTCGGCGCGTCGGGCGCGGGCAAGTCGACCGTCCTCAACCTGCTGATCGGCTTCATCCGGCCGAGCTCGGGCCGCATCCTGCTCGACGGCACCGACATGGCCGGGCTCGATCTGCGCAGCTACCGGCGCTTCCTGTCCGTGGTGCCCCAGGAGTCGATCCTGTTCGAGGGCAGCATCCGGGACAACGTGACGTACGGGATGAAGGACACCGACGAGGCCACGCTGCTGCGGGCCCTGGAGGACGCCAACGCGATGGAGTTCGTCGCCGGTCTGCCGCACGGGCTGGACACGGTCGTCGGCGAGCGGGGCGCGCGGCTGTCGGGCGGCCAGAAGCAGCGGCTCGCCATCGCCCGGGCGCTGATCCGCGATCCCCGGGTGCTGGTGCTCGACGAGGCCACCTCGGCGCTCGACAACCGTTCCGAGGCCCTGGTGCAGGAGGCCCTGTCCCGCCTCGTGCACGGGCGGACCGTCTTCGTCGTGGCCCACCGGCTCTCCACGATCCAGGGTGCCGACCGCATCGTGGCGATGGAGGGCGGCCGGATCGCGGAGGTGGGCACGCACGACGCACTGCTGGGCCGCGACGGGGTGTACGCGGGCCTGCAGCCCGCGTTCCCCTGA